The following coding sequences are from one Camarhynchus parvulus chromosome 1, STF_HiC, whole genome shotgun sequence window:
- the SLC46A3 gene encoding solute carrier family 46 member 3: MRKVLCVEPVIFFYVFAFSLTTPLVQQFIYRRLWEQEYNSTFISDSNASHCEQNKSSPAYIKQKEVQEKASVFIMQLDLTRAIPSLIVAFVIVANGDRQGHKRSLVLPSMGALISSISFTAISYFSLSLSVLFALAFITGLFGSIATFLGGGFAYIAEGCHDEKQKTTRIAVVDLIFGVVSGLAGLSSGYFLRGIGFAWTFVIASLLHVINIIYIVFFLEDTVGVSQFQHEALVSWKELLRETFSGVYMLFQTAPYKKRILIIVLLFTFMTYLFTVLGGSSLFTLYELDEPLCWNEVYIGYGAAASTSISLTSFLGVYLFSKCLKDIYIVFIGMFSYIGGMTMAAFAKTTLLMFLVRVPSLFCFMPIPVLRSMLSKVVLPGEQGAVFACIACLEVVTGTMSISVFNILYATTVAWFSGFSFLLSAGLCLIPLAVLCWLLCTSWNGEDLALLVPEEVSSLESADS, encoded by the exons ATGAGGAAGGTTCTGTGCGTGGAGCCCGTCATTTTCTTCTACgtttttgcattttccctgACGACTCCGCTGGTGCAGCAGTTCATCTACCGGcggctgtgggagcaggagtaCAACTCCACTTTCATCAGCGACAGCAATGCCAGTCACTGCGAGCAGAATAAGAGCAGCCCGGCTTATATCAAACAGAAG gaAGTTCAAGAAAAAGCCTCTGTTTTTATTATGCAGTTGGACTTAACTAGAGCCATTCCCAGCCTTATAGTTGCCTTTGTCATTGTAGCTAATGGGGATCGCCAGGGACACAAAAGGTCTTTAGTTTTACCATCAATGGGAGCTTTGATTTCCAGTATTAGCTTCACTGCAATATCATATTTTTCCTTGTCACTCTCTGTCCTATTTGCATTAGCATTTATTACTGGACTCTTTGGGAGTATAGCAACTTTCCTTGGAGGAGGCTTTGCTTACATAGCAGAGGGGTGTCATgatgagaagcagaaaacaacacGAATAGCTGTAGTGGATTTGATTTTTGGAGTTGTATCTGGATTGGCAGGACTGTCATCTGGCTACTTTCTAAGAGGAATAGGCTTTGCATGGACATTTGTGATAGCATCTCTGCTCCATGTCATTAATATAATCtatattgtattttttctggaagataCTGTAGGTGTATCTCAATTCCAGCATGAAGCACTAGTATCCTGGAAAGAACTTCTTAGGGAGACATTTTCTGGAGTGTACATGCTTTTTCAAACTGCCCCTTATAAAAAGAGGATTTTAATAATTGTGTTACTTTTTACATTTATGACTTATTTGTTTACTGTGCTGGGTGGGAGTTCACTTTTTACACTGTATGAACTGGATGAGCCACTCTGCTGGAATGAAGTATACATTGGATATGGAGCAGCTGCATCCACTTCTATATCATTGACCAGCTTTTTAGGAGTTTACTTATTTTCCAAATGTCTCAAAGACATTTATATTGTCTTTATTGGGATGTTTTCGTACATTGGAGGAATGACCATGGCTGCCTTTGCCAAAACTACTCTGCTCATGTTTTTAG TGAGAGTGCCATCTTTGTTCTGCTTTATGCCTATTCCTGTTCTCCGATCCATGCTGTCAAAAGTGGTTCTCCCTGGTGAACAGG GTGCTGTGTTTGCTTGTATTGCCTGTTTAGAAGTTGTGACTGGCACAATGtcaatttcagtttttaatattCTCTATGCGACTACTGTTGCATGGTTTTCAGGCTTTAGCTTCCTCCTATCGGCAGGCCTTTGTCTAATTCCACTGGCTGTCCTGTG CTGGCTTCTGTGCACAAGCTGGAATGGGGAGGACTTGGCTCTCCTGGTCCCTGAAGAAGTATCCAGCTTAGAGAGTGCTGATAGTTGA
- the POMP gene encoding proteasome maturation protein, with amino-acid sequence MNSRGAASLLKDSISFTDVSAAGLFEGHDLLRRGFTSVKNELLPSHPLELTEKNFQLNQDKTNFATLRNIQGIHAPLKLQMEFRAVKQVQRLPFLHSSNMAMDILRGNDECIGFEDILNDPSQSEVMGEPHMMMEHKLGLL; translated from the exons ATG aattcCAGAGGTGCTGCTTCTCTGTTGAAGGATAGTATCTCATTTACAGACGtttcagctgcagggctgtttgAAGGTCATGATCTTCTGCGCAGAGG CTTTACAAGTGTGAAAAATGAATTGTTGCCCAGCCACCCACTGGAGTTGACAGAAAAGAAT TTCCAGTTAAATCAAGATAAAACAAACTTTGCCACACTGAGAAACATCCAAGGAATCCATGCGCCTTTAAAGCTGCAGATGGAATTCAGAGCAGTGAAACAG GTCCAGCGTCTACCATTTCTTCACAGCTCAAACATGGCAATGGATATTTTGAGGGGAAATGATGAATGCATTGGTTTCGAGGATATCCTTAATG atcCTTCCCAGAGTGAGGTAATGGGAGAGCCACACATGATGATGGAGCACAAGCTTGGTTTATTGTAA